A DNA window from Oncorhynchus tshawytscha isolate Ot180627B linkage group LG13, Otsh_v2.0, whole genome shotgun sequence contains the following coding sequences:
- the mrpl28 gene encoding 39S ribosomal protein L28, mitochondrial isoform X2: MPLHKYPPKIWEAMKLKQGIYARLPKHYLRSLEETTQPTPVHWKALGIKYRANPKTGHKERVQDVPIPIYYPPESQDGLWGGEGWISGFRYANNDKLSTRLERVWKPQLFTRELYSEILNHKFTITVTARALDLIDAAYGFDYYILRTPKEDLNSKLGMDLRRAMLLRLAFKDTQLYPEDPAKRENIYTKYKQFEIPAEEAEWVGLSVDEAVEKQRQLEHKEPEPLFKSCVENLVKELAIQKLSEPQLVEKK; the protein is encoded by the exons ATGCCTCTCCACAAGTACCCCCCCAAAATCTGGGAAGCCATGAAACTGAAGCAGGGGATCTATGCCCGCCTCCCCAAACACTACCTCCGCTCTCTGGAGGAGACCACGCAGCCCACCCCGGTCCACTGGAAGGCCCTGGGAATCAAGTACAGGGCCAACCCCAAAACAGGGCACAAGGAGCGGGTACAAGACGTCCCCATCCCCATCTACTACCCCCCAGAGTCCCAGGATGGCCTATGGGGAGGTGAGGGATGGATATCAGGCTTCAGATATGCCAACAATGACAAA CTCTCCACCAGGCTGGAAAGAGTCTGGAAGCCACAGCTGTTCACCAGAGAGTTGTACAGTGAGATCCTCAACCACAAATTCACCATCACCGTAACGGCTCGCGCACTAGACCTCATTGATGCTGCCTATGGCTTTGACTACTACATcctgagg ACACCAAAGGAGGACCTGAACTCCAAGCTAGGAATGGACCTGAGGCGGGCCATGCTCCTGAGGCTGGCCTTTAAAGACACCCAGCTCTACCCAGAGGACCCTGCCAAGAGGGAGAACATCTACACCAAGTACAAA CAGTTTGAGATCCCTGCAGAGGAGGCTGAGTGGGTTGGCCTGAGTGTGGATGAGGCtgtggagaaacagagacaactgGAGCACAAG GAGCCGGAGCCTCTGTTCAAGAGCTGTGTggagaacctggtgaaggagCTGGCCATCCAGAAACTCTCTGAACCACAGCTGGTGGAGAAGAAGTAA
- the mrpl28 gene encoding 39S ribosomal protein L28, mitochondrial isoform X1 yields MPLHKYPPKIWEAMKLKQGIYARLPKHYLRSLEETTQPTPVHWKALGIKYRANPKTGHKERVQDVPIPIYYPPESQDGLWGGEGWISGFRYANNDKLSTRLERVWKPQLFTRELYSEILNHKFTITVTARALDLIDAAYGFDYYILRTPKEDLNSKLGMDLRRAMLLRLAFKDTQLYPEDPAKRENIYTKYKQQFEIPAEEAEWVGLSVDEAVEKQRQLEHKEPEPLFKSCVENLVKELAIQKLSEPQLVEKK; encoded by the exons ATGCCTCTCCACAAGTACCCCCCCAAAATCTGGGAAGCCATGAAACTGAAGCAGGGGATCTATGCCCGCCTCCCCAAACACTACCTCCGCTCTCTGGAGGAGACCACGCAGCCCACCCCGGTCCACTGGAAGGCCCTGGGAATCAAGTACAGGGCCAACCCCAAAACAGGGCACAAGGAGCGGGTACAAGACGTCCCCATCCCCATCTACTACCCCCCAGAGTCCCAGGATGGCCTATGGGGAGGTGAGGGATGGATATCAGGCTTCAGATATGCCAACAATGACAAA CTCTCCACCAGGCTGGAAAGAGTCTGGAAGCCACAGCTGTTCACCAGAGAGTTGTACAGTGAGATCCTCAACCACAAATTCACCATCACCGTAACGGCTCGCGCACTAGACCTCATTGATGCTGCCTATGGCTTTGACTACTACATcctgagg ACACCAAAGGAGGACCTGAACTCCAAGCTAGGAATGGACCTGAGGCGGGCCATGCTCCTGAGGCTGGCCTTTAAAGACACCCAGCTCTACCCAGAGGACCCTGCCAAGAGGGAGAACATCTACACCAAGTACAAA CAGCAGTTTGAGATCCCTGCAGAGGAGGCTGAGTGGGTTGGCCTGAGTGTGGATGAGGCtgtggagaaacagagacaactgGAGCACAAG GAGCCGGAGCCTCTGTTCAAGAGCTGTGTggagaacctggtgaaggagCTGGCCATCCAGAAACTCTCTGAACCACAGCTGGTGGAGAAGAAGTAA
- the LOC112244716 gene encoding probable zinc transporter protein DDB_G0282067: MACRLGLPHGSSLHRCMLVLTFLLLLCEIVVSRLCDSLITMVDVFHTLFILMHMALPLAQPTLGRGPPKPPPASPLSTSTSITSTPTQSPVKSPPYALTISCVSPIPSSSASCPSPPLSTPVLTTTSQFPSKPLTPTTTHCFSPDHSESNQLTSYPHPTLSVPANPFPRRLPPQASLCGLSYSEARVQPLGALISALLLAALCVSVSLDILSHTLQPHPIQHPLLATVMGVVSLLYNLLVLGLSWGSWLGTKTRAAWEGEERSVLGVNGKVKAEVQTKDSTGVGGENDLSNLTTSLHGAFQDGTLVLCNPGTSSVLNPDSDSQHPPQTSLLRTVAPQGPLSDHCHGAHTPPADSHTLPADCRTAETPNNFPNQEASGCHPKYPNSEMSKCVGHRDNQTGPTTVSALKSESPTRLRVQLPTFLPSIITLTQALLGSILALTNGLTLLLLGPDCLHGSGACGPFIYLDPGFSMVAVVVLLATALPQVCRYGWLLLQASPSQVCVSDLGRQIASVPGVQAVHDLHVWQLTESYLVASVHVHCHAGFQIHRCGDLMSGVTKVLQSVGVSCCTVQPEFLLSTPSANGNMDNNNTNRTIIHREIHPLPSHLACSLACGKGCVGRMCCAPLEEGSTEPLAPPAGETEEPHVLIIENAFL; this comes from the exons ATGGCTTGCAGGTTGGGGCTCCCCCACGGCAGTTCCCTGCACAGGTGCATGCTGGTCCTGACCTTCCTGCTCCTGCTGTGTGAGATTGTTGTCAGCCGCCTCTGTGACTCCCTAATCACCATGGTGGACGTCTTCCACACCCTCTTCATCCTCATGCACATGGCTCTTCCTCTTGCTCAACCCACCCTGGGCAGAGGCCCCCCAAAACCgccacctgcctcccctctctccacctccacctccatcacctccaCCCCCACTCAGTCACCTGTCAAATCTCCCCCATATGCCTTAACCATCTCCTGTGtctcccccatcccttccagctcagcttcctgtccctctcctcccctctcaaccCCTGTCCTCACCACCACTTCCCAGTTTCCCTCCAAACCTCTCACCCCTACAACCACCCATTGTTTCTCCCCTGACCACTCTGAGTCCAACCAGCTAACCTCTTATCCCCATCCCACCCTGTCTGTTCCAGCCAACCCTTTTCCCCGACGCCTCCCCCCTCAGGCCTCCCTGTGTGGTCTGTCCTACAGCGAAGCGAGGGTCCAGCCCCTGGGGGCTCTGATCTCAGCTCTCCTGCTGGCtgccctgtgtgtctctgtctctctggataTCCTCAGCCACACCCTGCAGCCCCACCCTATACAGCACCCTCTTTTGGCCACGGTGATGGGGGTTGTCAGCCTGCTCTACAACCTCCTGGTGCTGGGGCTCAGCTGGGGTAGCTGGCTTGGGACCAAGACTAGAGCTGcctgggagggggaggagagatctGTCCTTGGTGTGAATGGAAAAG TCAAGGCCGAGGTCCAGACCAAAGACAGCACTGGAGTGGGTGGAGAGAATGACCTCAGTAACCTCACTACATCTCTGCATGGTGCCTTCCAAGATGGAACACTTGTACTCTGTAACCCTGGAACCTCCAGTGTCCTGAACCCTGACAGTGACTCTCAGCACCCACCCCAGACATCCCTACTCCGTACCGTGGCCCCTCAGGGTCCCCTTTCAGACCACTGCCATGGAGCACACACACCCCCTgcagactcacacacactccctgcagACTGCAGAACTGCAGAGACACCAAACAACTTCCCAAATCAAGAGGCCAGTGGCTGTCATCCAAAGTACCCCAACTCTGAGATGTCTAAGTGTGTGGGACACAGAG ATAATCAGACAGGCCCCACCACAGTCTCAGCCCTAAAGTCAGAAAGCCCCACAAGGCTCAGGGTTCAACTTCCCACCTTTCTCCCATCCATCATCACCCTCACCCAGGCACTGCTGGGCTCCATCCTGGCCCTCACCAACGGGCTTACCTTGCTACTCCTGGGCCCAGACTGCCTGCATGGCTCTGGGGCCTGTGGCCCCTTCATCTACCTGGACCCTGGCTTCTCCATGGTGGCTGTGGTGGTGCTGCTGGCCACCGCTCTGCCCCAGGTGTGCCGTTACGGTTGGCTGCTGCTCCAGGCCAGCccatcccaggtgtgtgtgtctgatctgGGCCGGCAGATTGCCAGTGTGCCAGGGGTGCAGGCGGTGCACGATCTCCACGTGTGGCAGCTGACAGAGAGCTACCTGGTGGCGTCTGTACATGTCCACTGCCACGCTGGGTTCCAGATACACAg GTGTGGTGATCTGATGTCGGGGGTCACCAAGGTGTTACAGAGTGTAGGTGTGAGCTGCTGTACCGTACAACCAGagttcctcctctccactccctcagcCAACGGCAACATGGATAACAACAACACCAACCGCACCATCATCCATAGGGAGATTCACCCACTGCCCTCACACCTGGCCTGCAGCCTGGCCTGTGGGAAGGGCTGTGTTGGGAGGATGTGCTGTGCTCCTCTGGAGGAAGGGTCTACAGAGCCACTGGCACCCCCTGCTGGGGAAACTGAGGAGCCTCACGTGCTGATTATAGAGAATGCCTTTCTTTGA